A stretch of the Pseudomonas helvetica genome encodes the following:
- a CDS encoding antibiotic biosynthesis monooxygenase produces the protein MPDSNRLDPATTHPVRGFEEVVTLVVKHRVKAGFEVPYEAWLRRIVGIAGQSEGHLGVDVIRGKSAGLDMFTCVLRFCSTEAMQRWLESPQRLELVNEAEPMLADGDQTEVNPVKEFWFAPQDDAGSPPPRWKQAVVTLLVILPHTLLVPLIWGPLLKLNAFLSNYVVATFLITVTIVVSVVYLFMPRATRLFAPWLKAGQPHPTLPEENQ, from the coding sequence CGACTCGACCCTGCAACCACCCACCCGGTGCGCGGCTTCGAAGAAGTCGTGACCCTGGTCGTCAAACACCGGGTCAAGGCCGGTTTTGAAGTGCCCTATGAAGCCTGGCTGCGGCGGATTGTCGGTATTGCCGGGCAGAGCGAGGGGCATTTGGGGGTGGATGTGATTCGCGGCAAGAGCGCCGGCCTGGACATGTTTACCTGCGTGCTGCGTTTTTGCTCTACCGAGGCGATGCAGCGCTGGCTCGAATCGCCGCAACGGCTGGAGTTGGTCAACGAAGCCGAGCCGATGCTGGCGGATGGGGACCAGACTGAGGTCAACCCGGTCAAGGAGTTCTGGTTCGCGCCACAGGACGATGCCGGTTCGCCACCGCCGCGCTGGAAACAGGCCGTGGTGACGCTGCTGGTGATTCTGCCGCATACCTTGCTGGTGCCGCTGATCTGGGGCCCGCTGCTCAAGCTCAACGCCTTTCTGTCCAATTACGTGGTTGCCACTTTTCTGATCACCGTGACCATTGTGGTTTCGGTGGTGTACCTGTTCATGCCCAGGGCGACGCGTCTGTTCGCGCCGTGGCTGAAAGCCGGACAACCTCATCCCACTCTGCCTGAGGAAAACCAATGA
- a CDS encoding amidohydrolase: MNADLILFNGQFHTVDREKPLASAVAITNGRFVTVGTDAEAMALRGSGTQVIDLKGRCVIPGLNDSHLHLIRGGLNYNLELRWEGVPSLADALRMLKDQADRTPTPQWVRVVGGWNEFQFAEKRMPTIEELNQAAPDTPVFVLHLYDRALLNRAALKVVGYTRNTPNPPGGEIVRDANGEPTGMLVARPNAMILYSTLAKGPKLPLDYQVNSTRQFMRELNRLGLTSAIDAGGGFQNYPDDYAVIEQLAKDQQLTIRIAYNLFTQKPKEELTDFKNWTSSVTLHQGDDYLRHNGAGEMLVFSAADFEDFLEPRPDLPQTMEEELEPVVRHLVEQRWPFRLHATYNESISRMLDVFEKVNLDIPFNGLPWFFDHAETITPQNIERVKALGGGIAIQDRMAFQGEYFVDRYGSKAAEHTPPIKRMLAEGVPVGAGTDATRVSSYNPWTSLYWMVSGRTVGGLALYEEGLPRTTALELFTHGSAWFSSEQGKKGQIKVGQLADLAALSADFFSVEEEAIKWIESVLTVVGGKVVYAAGDFEKLGPASVPVLPDWSPVMKVPGHWRPNSPMQAQVHHCSGPCAVHTHSHEKARQSNAPVSDFAGFWGAFGCSCFAF, from the coding sequence ATGAACGCCGATCTGATTCTGTTCAATGGCCAATTTCATACCGTTGACCGTGAAAAACCCCTCGCCAGTGCGGTCGCGATCACCAATGGTCGCTTCGTCACGGTGGGTACCGATGCCGAGGCCATGGCCCTGCGCGGTTCGGGCACCCAGGTCATTGACCTCAAGGGCCGCTGCGTTATCCCTGGCCTCAACGACTCGCACTTGCACTTGATTCGGGGTGGCTTGAACTACAACCTCGAACTGCGCTGGGAGGGCGTACCATCGCTGGCCGATGCCCTGCGCATGCTCAAGGACCAGGCCGATCGCACGCCGACGCCGCAATGGGTGCGGGTGGTCGGTGGCTGGAACGAATTCCAGTTCGCCGAAAAGCGCATGCCGACGATTGAAGAACTCAACCAGGCTGCGCCGGATACGCCGGTGTTCGTTTTGCACTTGTACGACCGCGCCTTGCTCAACCGCGCAGCGCTCAAGGTTGTCGGTTACACGCGCAACACGCCGAACCCACCGGGTGGCGAGATTGTGCGCGACGCCAACGGCGAGCCGACCGGCATGTTGGTGGCCCGTCCGAACGCGATGATTCTTTACTCGACCCTGGCCAAAGGGCCGAAGTTGCCGCTGGACTATCAGGTCAACTCAACCCGTCAGTTCATGCGTGAACTCAATCGCCTGGGCTTGACCAGCGCCATCGATGCGGGCGGTGGTTTCCAGAATTACCCGGACGATTACGCAGTGATCGAGCAGTTGGCCAAGGACCAGCAACTGACGATTCGCATTGCTTATAACCTGTTTACCCAGAAGCCCAAGGAAGAGCTGACCGACTTCAAGAACTGGACCAGCAGCGTCACCCTGCATCAGGGCGACGATTACCTGCGGCACAACGGCGCCGGTGAAATGCTGGTGTTTTCGGCGGCGGATTTCGAGGACTTCCTCGAACCGCGTCCGGACCTGCCGCAGACCATGGAAGAGGAACTGGAACCGGTGGTTCGCCACTTGGTCGAGCAACGCTGGCCGTTCCGTCTGCACGCCACTTACAACGAATCCATCAGCCGTATGCTCGATGTGTTCGAGAAGGTCAATCTCGACATTCCGTTCAACGGTTTGCCATGGTTCTTCGACCACGCCGAAACCATCACCCCGCAAAACATCGAGCGGGTGAAGGCGCTGGGTGGCGGCATCGCGATTCAGGACCGCATGGCGTTCCAGGGGGAATACTTCGTCGACCGTTACGGCAGCAAAGCCGCCGAGCACACCCCGCCGATCAAACGCATGCTCGCCGAGGGTGTGCCGGTCGGCGCGGGCACCGATGCCACACGCGTTTCCAGCTACAACCCGTGGACCTCGCTGTACTGGATGGTCAGCGGCCGCACCGTCGGTGGTCTGGCGTTGTACGAGGAAGGCTTGCCGCGCACCACTGCGCTGGAACTGTTCACCCACGGCAGCGCCTGGTTCTCGTCCGAACAGGGCAAGAAGGGCCAGATCAAGGTCGGGCAACTGGCGGACCTGGCAGCGTTGAGCGCGGACTTCTTCAGCGTCGAGGAAGAAGCGATCAAGTGGATCGAGTCGGTACTGACGGTGGTCGGCGGCAAGGTTGTGTACGCCGCCGGCGACTTCGAAAAACTCGGGCCGGCCAGCGTACCGGTACTGCCGGACTGGTCGCCGGTGATGAAAGTCCCCGGCCACTGGCGCCCGAATTCGCCGATGCAGGCTCAGGTCCACCATTGCAGCGGCCCGTGCGCGGTGCATACGCACAGCCATGAAAAGGCGCGCCAGTCGAATGCGCCGGTCAGCGATTTCGCCGGTTTCTGGGGCGCATTCGGCTGTTCCTGCTTCGCCTTCTGA
- the ycaC gene encoding isochorismate family cysteine hydrolase YcaC has product MSNVPYSRLNKDDAVVLLVDHQTGLISLVQDFSPNEFKNNVLALGDIAKFFNLPTILTTSFDSGPNGPIVPELKEQFPDAPFIARPGQINAWDNADFVKAIKATGRKQLIIAGVVTDVCVAFPTLSALAEGFEVFVVTDASGTFNTTVQQAAWARMSAAGAHLMNWFAVACELQVDWRNDMEGLANLLSQRLPNYRNLINSYTKFTAK; this is encoded by the coding sequence ATGAGCAACGTTCCTTACTCGCGTCTGAACAAAGACGATGCCGTTGTGCTGTTGGTCGACCACCAGACCGGCCTGATCTCGCTGGTGCAGGATTTCAGCCCGAACGAGTTCAAGAACAACGTCCTGGCGCTGGGCGACATCGCCAAGTTCTTCAACCTGCCGACCATCCTTACCACCAGTTTCGACAGCGGCCCGAACGGCCCGATCGTGCCGGAACTCAAAGAGCAATTCCCGGACGCGCCGTTCATTGCCCGCCCTGGCCAGATCAACGCCTGGGACAACGCAGACTTCGTCAAAGCCATCAAGGCCACCGGTCGCAAGCAACTGATCATCGCCGGTGTGGTGACTGACGTGTGCGTGGCGTTCCCGACCCTGTCGGCGCTTGCTGAAGGTTTTGAAGTGTTCGTGGTCACCGATGCTTCCGGCACCTTTAACACCACTGTGCAACAAGCGGCGTGGGCGCGGATGTCGGCCGCCGGTGCGCATCTGATGAACTGGTTCGCGGTGGCCTGCGAGCTGCAAGTCGACTGGCGCAATGACATGGAAGGTTTGGCGAATCTGCTGTCGCAGCGTCTGCCGAACTATCGCAATCTGATCAATAGCTATACCAAGTTCACCGCCAAGTAA
- a CDS encoding mechanosensitive ion channel family protein: MSFLLTHLLSWSALLLVLDALLWHLAPFKHRALRVGVRLGLFLAFSALVINAGVSPLQAPLFADDPVAQLGATALGILWWLYAARVLTEVIGLALMRRIGHSGRLLQDVIGALVFLAAIVAAAGYVLELPVKGLLATSGVVAIVVGLALQSTLSDVFSGIVLNTTKPYQVDDLVMIDGVEGKVLDIDWRATHLLTSAGTLAVVPNSVAAKAKIVNLSRPTHLHGVSISIKVPNHVRPRRVLDALERTLQGSSSLLLDPAPKALLKEAGEEMSEYVASGFIAELGKKGDVRNQLFDLAHRHLEAAGISRHPDGLIEPSSRARALLDEVKIFRSLSHEERDRLAESMVPQQYTAGQVVLDLGEVPDSLFVIATGVVSASVSDGNGLAEAGRMGPSEVMGEQSILADTPSQATFTALTSSIIYRLDKNLTRQCMEQRNEVGQALNKLQAVRQQNSRLALMAKPVPVRKGGFLGWLQKR; encoded by the coding sequence ATGTCCTTTCTCCTCACCCACCTGCTGTCCTGGAGCGCCCTGCTTCTGGTACTCGACGCTCTGCTCTGGCACCTCGCCCCGTTCAAGCACCGCGCCTTGCGGGTCGGCGTGCGTCTGGGGTTGTTTCTGGCGTTCAGTGCGCTGGTCATCAACGCCGGCGTCAGCCCGTTGCAGGCGCCGTTGTTCGCCGATGACCCTGTTGCGCAACTGGGCGCCACGGCACTGGGGATTCTCTGGTGGTTGTACGCCGCGCGGGTGCTGACCGAAGTGATCGGTCTGGCCCTGATGCGCCGCATCGGTCACAGCGGTCGGTTGTTGCAGGACGTGATCGGTGCGCTGGTGTTCCTGGCCGCCATTGTCGCTGCCGCCGGGTATGTGCTGGAGCTGCCGGTCAAAGGCCTGCTCGCGACCTCCGGGGTGGTTGCCATCGTGGTCGGTCTGGCGTTGCAGAGTACGTTGAGCGACGTGTTCTCCGGCATCGTGCTCAACACCACCAAGCCCTATCAGGTGGACGATTTGGTGATGATCGATGGTGTCGAAGGCAAGGTGCTCGATATCGACTGGCGCGCCACCCATCTGCTGACCAGCGCTGGCACCCTGGCCGTGGTGCCGAACTCGGTGGCGGCCAAGGCCAAGATCGTCAATCTCAGCCGCCCGACCCACCTGCACGGCGTGTCGATCAGCATCAAGGTGCCGAACCACGTCCGTCCGCGCCGGGTGCTCGATGCCCTCGAGCGGACTCTGCAAGGCAGCAGCAGTCTGTTGCTCGATCCGGCGCCGAAAGCGCTGCTCAAAGAGGCCGGTGAAGAAATGTCCGAATACGTGGCCAGCGGTTTCATCGCCGAACTGGGCAAGAAAGGCGACGTGCGCAATCAACTGTTCGACCTCGCCCATCGGCACCTTGAAGCGGCGGGCATCTCGCGGCATCCGGACGGTTTGATCGAACCCTCGAGCCGCGCCCGCGCACTGCTCGATGAAGTGAAGATTTTCCGCTCGCTCAGCCATGAAGAACGTGACCGCCTCGCCGAATCGATGGTGCCGCAGCAGTACACCGCCGGCCAGGTGGTGCTGGATCTGGGCGAAGTGCCGGACAGCCTGTTTGTGATTGCCACCGGTGTCGTCAGCGCCAGCGTGTCCGACGGCAATGGCCTGGCCGAGGCAGGTCGCATGGGGCCGAGCGAAGTCATGGGCGAACAGAGCATCCTTGCCGATACACCGTCCCAGGCGACGTTCACCGCGCTGACTTCCTCCATCATCTACCGTCTCGACAAGAACCTGACCCGCCAGTGTATGGAGCAGCGCAACGAAGTGGGCCAGGCGTTGAACAAGTTGCAAGCGGTACGGCAACAGAACAGTCGGCTGGCGTTGATGGCCAAGCCTGTGCCGGTCAGGAAAGGTGGATTTCTGGGGTGGTTGCAAAAACGTTGA